In Chelmon rostratus isolate fCheRos1 chromosome 9, fCheRos1.pri, whole genome shotgun sequence, the following proteins share a genomic window:
- the igfbp7 gene encoding insulin-like growth factor-binding protein 7, protein MCSDRDTAQTSRVHIRDLLQTIMSVVPVLLLLSVLPVLSVRVSAGPGCGPCDPAQCAPLPGEGCPAGSLLDSCGCCSVCAAAEGELCGGRRAAARRCGAGLECVKSDEQKKNKLGVCVCKSNYEVCGTDGVTYRSGCALKSASLTAETEGKEPVTVQNKGRCASAPVIVTPPGEVYNVSGSQVYLSCEAVGVPTPVLTWKKVLSGKRRMELLPGDRDNLAIQTRGGPEKHEVTGWVLISPLTKEEEGSYECHASNSKGEASAVGAIHLVESIDDIIVKKVTKEDEL, encoded by the exons ATGTGTTCGGACCGTGACACGGCGCAGACCAGCAGAGTTCACATCAGAGATCTCCTTCAGACCATCATGTCTGTGGTTCCGGTGCTGTTGCTCCTCTCGGTTCTCCCGGTGCTCTCGGTCCGTGTCTCGGCAGGTCCGGGCTGCGGACCGTGTGACCCAGCTCAGTGCGCTCCTCTCCCGGGGGAAGGCTGCCCTGCCGGCTCTCTGCTGGACTCCTGCGGCTGCTGCTCGGTGTGCGCCGCTGCGGAGGGGGAGCTGTGCGGGGGGCGCCGCGCGGCAGCGCGCCGCTGCGGCGCCGGGCTGGAGTGCGTCAAAAGCGAcgagcagaagaagaacaagctCGGAGTTTGTGTCTGCAAGAGCAACTACGAGGTCTGCGGAACCGACGGAGTGACGTACAGGAGCGGTTGCGCACTGAAGAGCGCCAGCCTGACAGCCGAGACAGAGGGCAAAGAACCCGTGACCGTTCAGAACAAGGGCCGCTGCGCCTCAG ctccgGTCATCGTCACTCCTCCAGGTGAGGTCTACAACGTCAGCGGCTCTCAGGTGTACCTGAGCTGTGAGGCGGTGGGCGTGCCCACGCCTGTCCTCACCTGGAAGAAG GTCCTCagtgggaagaggaggatggagctTCTtcctggagacagagacaacCTGGCGATTCAGACGAGAGGAGGACCAGAGAAACACGAAGTGACCGGCTGGGTGCTG ATCTCCCCTCtgaccaaagaagaagaaggatcCTATGAGTGTCACGCTTCCAACTCCAAAGGAGAAGCTTCAGCCGTTGGGGCAATTCACCTGGTCGAGTCCATCGATGACATCATTGTCAAGAAAG TGACAAAGGAAGATGAAttgtga